Proteins encoded together in one Deltaproteobacteria bacterium window:
- the recJ gene encoding single-stranded-DNA-specific exonuclease RecJ, producing METKKQTKINSKLPLTQWRIFDQHRQEKNLLARELDLHPLLSRILVNRDITTIEEARKFLRPALGDLHNPFLMKDMKKGVRRLIKAMHQGQKIMVYGDYDADGITSVVLLVKFLRNIGQEVDYYIPGRVDEGYGLNQSAIDRMRDDGVNLIVTVDCGISENDHIAYAKTKGIDTIILDHHEIPDSLPPATATINPKQADCQFPFKHLSAVGIVFNFLIALRGELRKEGFWSSRPYPNLKEYLDIVALGTIGDISPLTDENRIFAKFGLDLMTETPRIGIQALKRVCGLDNQVIDSGKASFTLIPRINAAGRVASASDAVQLLLTEDMTEAREIAQKLDGFNQKRRSMEKDIFEEIIGMVNARSEADPKNSIVFASEKWHPGVIGIVASKLVDRFCRPAIVISLRDGIGKGSGRSISHFNIYRGLKKCEAFLLSYGGHRFAAGISIREEDVDDFGRTFDEIIRVEMDEAEFVSETLIDSQCDLSDVDHDFLQELDQLAPYGSRNPEPILCVRNASISDPTVVGNNHLRMRINKNGTTRNSIWFSKGHLIPNLTDQPLDIAFTPQISHWHGTANIQLKLVDVCMPGGAVAPQ from the coding sequence ATGGAAACTAAAAAACAAACAAAGATCAACTCCAAACTGCCCCTCACACAGTGGAGAATTTTCGATCAACACAGACAGGAAAAGAACCTTCTCGCCCGCGAACTTGACCTGCATCCCCTGCTCTCCCGAATTCTGGTCAACAGAGACATCACCACCATCGAAGAGGCCAGGAAATTCCTTCGTCCGGCCCTTGGGGATCTGCATAACCCCTTTTTGATGAAGGACATGAAAAAAGGGGTCCGGCGTCTCATCAAAGCCATGCACCAGGGACAGAAAATCATGGTTTACGGTGACTATGACGCCGATGGGATCACCTCGGTGGTATTGCTGGTCAAGTTTCTCCGAAATATCGGTCAGGAGGTGGATTACTATATTCCAGGACGGGTGGACGAGGGGTATGGGCTGAATCAAAGCGCCATCGACCGGATGCGGGACGACGGGGTAAACCTGATCGTCACGGTGGACTGCGGCATCTCTGAAAACGATCATATCGCCTATGCGAAAACCAAGGGGATCGACACGATCATTCTCGATCATCACGAAATACCGGATTCCCTTCCCCCTGCCACGGCAACGATCAACCCCAAACAGGCGGACTGCCAGTTCCCCTTCAAACATCTTTCCGCCGTCGGGATCGTTTTCAATTTTCTTATTGCCCTGCGGGGAGAGCTGCGCAAGGAAGGTTTCTGGAGCAGCCGGCCCTATCCAAATCTGAAGGAGTACCTCGACATCGTCGCCCTGGGAACAATCGGCGATATTTCCCCCCTGACCGATGAAAATCGGATTTTCGCAAAATTCGGACTGGATCTGATGACGGAAACACCGAGGATCGGCATTCAGGCCCTGAAAAGGGTCTGCGGACTGGACAACCAGGTCATTGATTCGGGAAAAGCGTCGTTCACCCTGATTCCGCGCATCAACGCGGCCGGGCGGGTCGCCTCGGCGAGCGACGCCGTGCAGTTGCTCCTCACGGAAGACATGACCGAAGCCAGGGAGATTGCCCAGAAGCTCGACGGGTTCAACCAGAAAAGACGATCGATGGAGAAGGACATTTTCGAAGAAATCATTGGAATGGTGAACGCGCGAAGCGAGGCGGACCCAAAAAACTCCATCGTTTTCGCATCGGAAAAATGGCATCCCGGGGTGATCGGTATCGTCGCTTCGAAACTGGTGGACCGGTTCTGCCGGCCCGCTATCGTAATCAGCCTGAGGGACGGCATCGGCAAGGGGTCAGGGCGAAGCATCTCCCATTTCAACATTTACCGGGGACTCAAGAAATGCGAGGCCTTTTTGTTGTCCTATGGAGGCCATCGTTTCGCCGCAGGCATTTCCATCCGCGAAGAGGATGTGGACGATTTTGGACGGACCTTCGATGAGATCATCCGCGTGGAAATGGACGAGGCGGAGTTCGTTTCGGAAACCCTGATCGACAGCCAATGCGACCTGTCGGACGTCGATCATGATTTTTTGCAGGAGCTGGACCAACTCGCCCCCTACGGCAGCAGGAACCCGGAACCGATCCTGTGCGTTCGCAACGCCTCAATCAGCGACCCCACCGTGGTCGGGAACAACCATCTGCGGATGCGCATCAACAAAAACGGCACAACACGAAACTCCATATGGTTCAGCAAGGGGCACCTGATACCGAATCTGACAGACCAGCCCCTCGATATTGCCTTCACACCGCAGATCAGTCACTGGCACGGAACAGCCAACATCCAGCTGAAGCTCGTCGATGTTTGCATGCCCGGAGGGGCGGTCGCACCTCAATAG